The nucleotide sequence catttaaaaatatttgtttttaatgtggttaataaattttttcaaacatagctaaaaaagtaaacacattttgtttgaaaagttgacttcagtgttgattattagtaaacgcttatatataatatttcaacatgtaatctagcaatattcttataaagggaggtaattcatatattaaaaatttatatttagcttctaatttgtatgttttgaatataagtttttgtacaataaattggtaaaacttggattaaagtttattagataaaataaaaataattttatcaaatatatttgtttcttatatgattataattgttgcaacatatgatgacatcactttccccatgagccaaatatttcctgctatatttgtgacattttaacacaaaagtttacggtgatatggttcttacatttgcaaaatattgagagtggggatggttttcatgttgatttttctaaataaaaacaaaatatgtgcgttaagatcatgaaaatgattttacacaggtggccgattttttacgtacaggccggaattacgtacatgaccagtatacCGGAAATATGCCAACAAAATGTACATGGGCAGTGTTTTTTTGCACTAAATCATATAAAGTCTATAAATTCCGTGTTTTATATTTCTCTTTAACAACTGGTTGAAATTTATTCATACTTTAAGATTTGATTGACATTTGAGTgtagatgatttaaaaaatggaataGTGACCAGTATTttctgagttatggccctttgtattttatCAAGTGTAGAATATATTCTACGCAGTTCATTCGCGCAGTCCGGTTCAGAGCTTccatgtccgctaatgagaccaagaAACCCTGACTGGCTTTACAGCAGACAGGGTAACTCAGACCGATATGCGGATTTGACAAGTCATATACCATTTTCCCTCTTTTTCTCAGCAGCATAATCGTCTAACATATGTgtcacgttctgggaaaactgggcataattcatgtgcgtacagtgtcgtcccagattagcctgtgtagtccgctcaggctaatcaggaatgacactttccgctttttgacatttttcgtttaaatgaagtctcttcttagcaaaaatccaatttaagcggaaagtgtcgtccctgatttgcctgtccagactgcataggctaatctgggacgacactttacgcacgtgcattatgcccagttttctcagaacacgactcatatcaacTATCAAATCGATGATCCGCTGCATGCACTCAGCAACGTAGCAGATACAGAGTATTGTGTAAGCCATTTGTTATAAGTTAGAGAACACAGTACGTCTGTAAAGAAAACCTCTTGGATTGAAGATCGAATAAAACTTATTCCATATGCGAGCATCGTAGCTCCAGACGAGCCTGTGCATTCGCAGACTCTGACCATGCACATTGCTCGCTAATGAGACCgcgaaaccttgtgtgactttagaagacagggtagctactggccAGACTGCTGCAGATGCGCAGCATTGGCTGGAGCTACGCTGTTTGCATATTGCATCAGACCCAGGACGCGGATCAGCCAAGGAAGCTGCCTTTGACGGCTTTTTGATGTCGCTTATTTCGCTCTTGCTACTCGTTTTAACAATCCACGCAAACGTTATGCATAACTTCTTTTGAACAAGCGAGCTGACTTAAATTTAGTCAAAAAATGGTACAGATGGTATATCACGTTCACATTTAAGTTAAGAAGAActgaataattattttgttaaacggCAAAAGGCATAATCTGACACtgcatatataaacaaataattttactccTGCCTAAATTTAGGCTTAAATTGTGCTTTGTTAAAATGTATGGATAGTAGACATTTGAAGCACACATTACTTGTGTGGTTTACAGGAATTCGAAAAGAACGAATTTGTCTGTGCTGTGATTCGTTTGAGTGTTGTTTCCGTAATGCGTCCACCATCAATGTACAGAATCTTGACAAGACGGATAACGTGTTAGAATAGTCAGTTTCCCGATAGAAGTGGTATGCGTTGGAAGATGACTTGCCGGATTATGCTGAGACATTGTAAAATGGGATAAGATTTCTTGTAGAATGTAATTATGGCTTTTGAAAAGGTATTATTATCGGGTCCTTTTAGGGGAACAGAGCGACAATTAACACAAAAAGTTACACATGGAGAAAGTTATTTACACTTTCAAATACATTTAATCTCCCAGTTATGGTCGATGTAATACATATGTATTCTTCTTTTCATGTGGAAGATGTGTATAAGCACGATTGCAAATTTACAAGAGTGACCTGTTGTAAACAATAACGCATACTACTTTTGTCTGTACAAACTTAAGTACCTTTTAATACGTCcatgattattattaattaatgatGAGCATTTTTCGTTTGTCTTataggaaattatatttatgtcttTTGCAAACAACGTGTCGTTTTGAGAATAGTTTCAAgaataatattttctttattatatGACGTCGAATACCATATCATTTTAGCTTCTAAATTGTAGATGACTGTCGTTCACGTGCAAAGAAACACAGGGAGTAAACAAAGAAAATACGTCAATTCCAGTGGTAATcgacttaaaaataaattggacTACGTTGACTGTGGCATATATGTTTCAATGGCAACCACCGTCCAATGCGTTCGTCAAGTAGTTTAAAAAGCGAAAGGAAGCATGAAGTCTAAGCTAATGAAGCGACAGAACATCCGGACCTTGTCTCTCATAGTGTGCACGTTTACGTATCTACTGGTAGGGGCGGCCATATTTGATGCTCTAGAGTCGAAAGAAGAGGTAAGGTTGAGGTACTCAGGCGCAGAATGAACACGTTATTGACAGTACCTGTGTTATGCTTTCATGAAGatattttgttgtcggttatccatTTCATAAACGTGTACTTccgttttttcattaaaataaagtgtacacaatcatttgaagaattattgttattagtcgataatgattatgatgataatgatgatgatgatgataaagaggTAAAAAGAGGataaacattattaattaatgttgataattTAGACGACGATGATGTTAACGACGATAATGCGGATGATGGTGATTGTTATTACAATGATTCAGACGGcaacgatgatgattatgataaacaAGACGACGACAATGCTGGCGATGGTGATGTCAGAATAATTATCATGATGACAGCAATTATTATGTCTACCTTAATTATTCAGGTACGTCGGCGCGACACACTGTTGGAGGAAGAAATGCGGCTACGTAACCGCTACAACATCAGTGACAGCGACTTCAACTACTTGCGTCGGAACGTGGAACGTACCGTGTCTTATTACGCAGGCATTCAGTGGAAATTTAGCGGCTCATTTTATTTTGCACTCACCGTCGTTGCGGCCATAGGTAGGGTTCGGAGTATTTCTGGCTTCCATGTGGCCCAACAAAAATCTTGCCTTCCACTTAtatttctaaaaaacatattagGGTAGCTAGGTAGGTGAAACTTGCTTTGTTATTTTTCTACGTCATTGCTCACTCACAACGGATATGCTATgaaatgcataaataaatatttaaagttttatcAATGTAATACAAAATTTCGCCATGTTATTCTTCATCCAAATTCAAAACAAGAGAACAGTTTACGGAACAACAGGATTCTCAGACATTGTAGATAACCAAGCCTCTCtctattttttacacatttatttgataaacatttaactACAAATTTCAATCAATAATAAGTTagtacatatttatacataaatacattctTTACATGCATATATGATAATACATGATGTGAAACAAgtgtatttagaaaataaaaggACACAATAGTTGTTATCTTCCCTAAAACTCAGAAAATATCTATTATCATGAgtcattttaaagatatttttcaaaaaaatgacgACATAAAAATTATTCAGACTTTGAGGATATACATTTTCATTGAACGAAGAGTAGATAATTATTTTAGATCCACTGCACACATTTTACgtttaaatatatgaaaatgatGCATAGTTCACAATTAGGtcatataataaaaacaacttattaactTGGTGCTTACAAAGATcaataataaaaagtaaatgcATCAATTAGGCCTTGGATTTCAAAAAAAACGTTCCCCATAATGTTTCAGAAAGGTACCTGAGCACGTCATTCCGGTATTGACAATACGTTGTATCACCCTCTTTGGGGTGatataattttataatgttattCAGACAGATCCCGTGTTTTTCAGGGTATGGTCACAGCACGCCGCAGACGACCGCGGGTAAGATCTTCTGCATGATCTATGCTCTGGCAGGCATTCCGCTGTGCATCATCATGTTCCAGAGCGTAGGCGAGCGTCTCAACGTCTTCATTACGTACGCGTTGAAACAGATGAGAAAATGTTTAAAGTTGCAAAACCACGAGGTGTCTCAAACCCACGTTATTCTCGTAACGACACAACTTTCAGTTCTCGTACTCACCGTCGGTGCTTTGATGTTCGCTCACTACGAGAAATGGCGTTACCTAGAGGCGTTCTATTACTGCTTCGTCACGTTGACGACCATCGGTTTCGGCGACTACGTGGCGCTGCAAAAGAACCAAGCGCTCGAGAAAGATCCGCAGTACGTCGCGTTcagtattgttttcattttgttcgGACTCACAGTGATTTCTGCCGCCATGAACTTACTCGTGCTCCGGTTTTTGACGATGAACACTGTGGATGAGCGTCGAGACGAACTTGAGGCTGCCGTGGCAGCCCAGAATGCAATTTACTTGGATGGTGACGTCATCACCTCGAATGGGAATGTGCACGTGGTCTCAAATGCTCAAGAACGTGCACCTGCTGGCATGCGCAG is from Dreissena polymorpha isolate Duluth1 chromosome 14, UMN_Dpol_1.0, whole genome shotgun sequence and encodes:
- the LOC127857676 gene encoding two pore potassium channel protein sup-9-like, translated to MKSKLMKRQNIRTLSLIVCTFTYLLVGAAIFDALESKEEVRRRDTLLEEEMRLRNRYNISDSDFNYLRRNVERTVSYYAGIQWKFSGSFYFALTVVAAIGYGHSTPQTTAGKIFCMIYALAGIPLCIIMFQSVGERLNVFITYALKQMRKCLKLQNHEVSQTHVILVTTQLSVLVLTVGALMFAHYEKWRYLEAFYYCFVTLTTIGFGDYVALQKNQALEKDPQYVAFSIVFILFGLTVISAAMNLLVLRFLTMNTVDERRDELEAAVAAQNAIYLDGDVITSNGNVHVVSNAQERAPAGMRSDVVSVCSCSCYKWRSNHREQEDRHRRSEIFTTSVKSSHDNTALDDSSDERDAFLQYHSKRSSL